One Acinetobacter colistiniresistens DNA segment encodes these proteins:
- a CDS encoding transcriptional repressor, protein MSSCSHEHDNALHGVHGHHDIKARLAEAELLCTATGARLTPLRKEVLELILNASGPMGAYDLLAKIKGQADRPAAPPTVYRSLDFLLEKGLIHRLTSINAYIPCCHPREGHQAAFLICTECHSVKEASAQGLIQQLDQLAASDQFLAQHSIIEISGKCHQCSTRQ, encoded by the coding sequence ATGAGTTCTTGTTCACATGAACATGACAATGCCTTACATGGTGTTCATGGTCATCATGACATTAAAGCGCGACTTGCTGAGGCAGAACTGTTATGTACTGCAACTGGCGCTCGCCTGACACCTTTACGTAAAGAAGTGCTTGAACTCATTTTAAATGCCTCTGGCCCAATGGGCGCCTATGATTTATTGGCTAAAATCAAAGGTCAGGCAGACCGCCCTGCTGCACCACCAACAGTGTATCGTAGCTTAGACTTTTTATTAGAAAAAGGGTTGATTCACAGGCTGACTTCAATTAATGCCTATATTCCTTGTTGTCACCCGCGTGAAGGACATCAAGCCGCGTTTCTCATCTGTACAGAATGTCATTCCGTCAAAGAAGCATCTGCACAAGGGCTGATCCAGCAGCTTGATCAGCTCGCCGCCTCAGACCAATTCTTAGCGCAGCACAGCATTATTGAAATTTCTGGAAAATGTCATCAGTGCAGCACACGCCAATAA